Proteins encoded together in one Acidobacteriota bacterium window:
- the nhaR gene encoding transcriptional activator NhaR: protein MTVPESTLWLNYHHLLYFWTVVQEGGVSKAAVKLRLSQPTISAQVRLLEESLGERLFQRQGRTLALTETGRIVYRHADEIFGIGRELVETLRGRPPGRPMQLAVGVANAVPKLIVCHLLRPTAHLSPPLHLMCREDSVEQLVADLALHSVDLVIADSPAPSHLRVKVFNHLLGESDTAFFAPAALAARLRRRFPESLQEVPMVLPSVDTAARRSLNAWFDAAGLRPRIVAEFEDTALMKAFAHDTGAVFPAPVVIAKDIGRIYGVRAIGLTGAVREHYYAISAERRLKHPGVLAITAAARDGLFK from the coding sequence GTGACGGTCCCCGAGTCCACTCTCTGGCTTAATTACCATCACCTGCTCTACTTCTGGACCGTGGTCCAGGAAGGCGGCGTGTCGAAGGCCGCGGTCAAGCTGCGCCTGTCACAGCCCACCATCAGCGCCCAGGTCCGCCTGCTCGAGGAGTCGCTGGGCGAGCGGCTGTTCCAGAGGCAGGGCCGGACCCTGGCACTGACCGAGACTGGCCGCATCGTCTACCGGCACGCCGACGAGATCTTTGGTATCGGTCGTGAACTGGTTGAAACCCTGCGCGGCCGGCCGCCGGGCCGGCCCATGCAGTTGGCGGTCGGCGTGGCGAACGCCGTGCCGAAGCTGATCGTCTGCCACCTGCTGCGACCGACGGCGCACCTGTCACCACCGCTGCACCTGATGTGCCGTGAGGACAGCGTTGAACAACTCGTGGCCGACCTGGCGCTGCATAGCGTCGACCTCGTGATTGCCGATTCCCCGGCACCGTCGCACCTTCGCGTGAAGGTTTTCAATCACTTGCTGGGCGAGTCGGATACCGCGTTCTTTGCGCCCGCGGCCCTCGCCGCCCGGCTGCGTCGGCGTTTCCCGGAGTCGCTGCAGGAGGTGCCGATGGTGCTGCCCTCGGTCGATACCGCGGCTCGCCGCAGCCTCAACGCCTGGTTCGACGCCGCCGGGTTGCGGCCACGCATCGTCGCGGAGTTCGAGGACACGGCGCTGATGAAGGCGTTCGCGCACGATACGGGTGCCGTCTTTCCCGCGCCGGTGGTGATCGCGAAGGACATCGGCCGCATCTACGGGGTGCGTGCCATCGGCCTGACCGGTGCCGTGCGCGAACACTACTACGCGATCTCGGCAGAAAGGCGATTGAAGCACCCCGGGGTGTTGGCCATCACCGCGGCGGCGCGCGACGGACTGTTCAAGTAG
- a CDS encoding transporter substrate-binding domain-containing protein, with protein sequence MTQLPDAVRAELAPGARLRAALNYANTLLISTRGEEPTGVAPDLARELAKRAGASVEFIGYANAGLAADAAATGAWDVAFIGAEPQRAAEITFSPAYVEIEASYLVPAGSSLLRIDDVDRDGVHIATAARAAYTLFLQRTLRHAALVEAEGLPGAFERFVEMRLDALAGLKPNLVANARQLPGARVLEGRFTSVQQSMGVPRRQAAAARYLETFVAEITSSGLLRDLIAQHRVEGLSIVAR encoded by the coding sequence GTGACACAACTGCCGGACGCTGTTCGGGCCGAGCTGGCGCCTGGTGCCCGGCTGCGCGCCGCGCTGAACTACGCCAACACGCTGCTGATTTCGACCCGGGGCGAGGAGCCCACCGGTGTCGCGCCCGACCTCGCGCGCGAGCTCGCCAAGCGAGCCGGGGCCTCAGTCGAGTTCATCGGCTATGCCAACGCCGGCCTGGCCGCGGATGCCGCCGCGACCGGCGCCTGGGATGTCGCGTTCATCGGCGCTGAACCACAGCGTGCTGCCGAGATCACCTTCTCGCCGGCCTACGTCGAGATCGAAGCGTCCTACCTGGTGCCGGCCGGTTCCTCGTTACTGCGAATTGACGATGTCGATCGCGACGGCGTTCACATAGCCACCGCGGCGCGCGCGGCCTATACGTTGTTCCTGCAGCGCACGTTACGCCACGCGGCGCTGGTCGAGGCCGAGGGCCTCCCCGGCGCATTCGAGAGGTTTGTCGAGATGCGGCTGGATGCCTTGGCCGGCTTGAAGCCCAACCTGGTGGCCAACGCTCGCCAGCTGCCAGGCGCGCGCGTGCTGGAAGGCCGATTTACGTCGGTGCAGCAATCGATGGGTGTGCCCAGGCGTCAGGCGGCCGCGGCGCGCTACCTCGAAACTTTCGTCGCCGAGATCACCTCGTCGGGCCTGCTGCGCGACCTCATAGCGCAGCATCGCGTCGAGGGCCTGTCGATTGTCGCCAGATAG
- a CDS encoding chaperone NapD produces the protein MPTAIIAVMPAFAYGQAHVSGLLVTVRPGHLDSVARSLAALPGVVVHVSDEAGGRLVTTLETPTLEDLKNGYAAMASLAHVVSVAVVCHYVDGPAADRKAPWAGGAA, from the coding sequence GTGCCGACAGCCATCATTGCCGTGATGCCGGCCTTTGCATACGGGCAGGCGCACGTGTCGGGCCTGCTCGTCACGGTGCGACCGGGCCATCTGGATTCCGTGGCACGCAGCCTCGCCGCCCTCCCCGGCGTGGTGGTGCACGTCAGCGACGAGGCCGGGGGCCGGCTCGTCACCACCCTCGAAACGCCCACGCTCGAAGACCTGAAGAATGGGTACGCCGCCATGGCCAGCCTGGCACACGTGGTGTCGGTGGCCGTGGTGTGCCACTACGTCGACGGTCCCGCCGCCGACCGCAAGGCCCCCTGGGCCGGAGGTGCCGCTTGA
- the napA gene encoding nitrate reductase catalytic subunit NapA, which produces MTGHSRRAFLRASAAAAAAAAAGLQLPAGLAALARDGQESWSWDKGVCRFCGTGCGLQIATNEGRVVAVKGDPDSPVNRGLLCVKGYANAQILYGEGRLTTPLLRMKNGRFDKQGAFAPVTWERAFEEMARQFKRVHQELGPTGVAVMGSGQYTIQEGYAAAKLVKAGWRSNNLDPNARHCMASAVAGFMQTFGIDEPAGCYDDIELTNTVVSWGANMAEMHPMLWARVTARKLADPGYRIMHLTTFTTPTSALADVEIVFRPQTDLAIWNYLAREIIARGAVDREFVDNHCVFAAGPTDIGYGLRDDDRGMRPAERDTRAEQRAHVLSQDEAVAQGRAADAGRAVPQARSAQAHNHWLISFDEFRKAVEPYTLDFVAALARGRADEPLDEFKAKLVQLADAYADRARKVVSFWTMGFNQSTRGTWLNEQAYMMHLLTGKYAKPGNSAFSLTGQPSACGTAREVGTFANRLPADMTVESAADRRRAEELWRLPAGTINPKAGSHIIQMMRDLEDGRIKWLWVQVTNPFQSTANAGHWVEAARQLDAFIVVSDVYPGISTRVADLVLPSAMIFEKWGGYGNSERRTQLWRQQVSAPGEARSDLWQMLEFSKRFTIADVWGRQRVAGLVAQGFTDGTLPDVIEHAKAHGLAPDTTLYEALFATPAGRKVAWPDPVAKGHANDTAVHLGDGWFPEKALFEEYASFGRGHAHDLASFDTYLADDVRGLRWPVVNGKETRWRFNGEHDPYVRAGAAIDFYGPAMKSQPSGDLHGPAPGPPVSLAGKAKIFFRPYAAPPETPDATYDLWLSTGRVLEHWHSGTITRRVPQLHRAVPAALLFMHPEDAKARGLSRHDSAWIESRRGRVRLRVETEGRYGMPRGMVYVPWFDENVFINLVTLDATCPISKQTDYKKCAVRVVRATDPTAAGG; this is translated from the coding sequence TTGACGGGTCATAGCCGACGCGCGTTCCTCCGGGCCAGCGCCGCGGCGGCCGCCGCCGCCGCCGCCGGCCTGCAACTCCCCGCCGGCCTGGCGGCACTCGCCCGCGACGGCCAGGAGTCGTGGAGCTGGGACAAGGGCGTCTGCCGTTTCTGCGGCACTGGTTGCGGCCTGCAGATTGCCACCAACGAGGGCCGGGTCGTGGCCGTGAAAGGCGACCCCGACTCCCCGGTCAATCGCGGGTTGCTCTGCGTCAAGGGGTACGCCAATGCGCAGATCTTGTACGGCGAGGGCCGGCTCACCACGCCCCTGCTGCGCATGAAGAACGGCCGCTTCGACAAGCAGGGCGCGTTCGCCCCGGTCACGTGGGAGCGGGCATTCGAGGAGATGGCGCGCCAGTTCAAGCGCGTCCACCAGGAGTTGGGGCCGACCGGCGTGGCGGTGATGGGGTCTGGACAGTACACCATCCAGGAGGGCTACGCCGCCGCCAAGCTGGTCAAGGCCGGCTGGCGCAGCAACAACCTCGACCCCAACGCCCGCCACTGCATGGCCTCGGCCGTGGCGGGATTCATGCAGACCTTCGGCATCGACGAGCCCGCCGGTTGCTACGACGACATCGAGCTCACCAACACCGTCGTCAGCTGGGGCGCCAACATGGCCGAGATGCACCCCATGCTGTGGGCGCGGGTCACCGCGCGCAAGCTGGCCGACCCCGGCTACCGCATCATGCACCTGACGACGTTCACCACGCCCACCTCGGCGCTGGCCGACGTGGAGATCGTGTTCCGGCCGCAGACCGACCTGGCCATCTGGAACTACCTCGCGCGGGAAATCATCGCCCGCGGCGCGGTCGATCGCGAGTTTGTCGATAACCACTGCGTGTTCGCCGCCGGGCCCACCGACATTGGGTACGGGCTGCGCGACGACGACCGCGGCATGCGTCCGGCCGAGCGGGACACGCGAGCCGAGCAGCGCGCGCATGTCCTCTCCCAGGATGAAGCCGTGGCGCAGGGGCGGGCGGCCGACGCGGGCCGGGCGGTGCCGCAGGCCCGCAGCGCGCAGGCCCACAACCACTGGCTCATTTCGTTCGACGAGTTTCGCAAGGCCGTGGAGCCCTATACCCTCGACTTCGTGGCCGCTCTCGCGCGAGGCCGCGCCGACGAGCCCCTGGACGAATTCAAGGCCAAGCTCGTGCAGTTGGCCGACGCCTACGCCGACCGCGCACGAAAGGTCGTCTCGTTCTGGACGATGGGCTTCAACCAGAGCACGCGCGGGACATGGCTCAACGAGCAGGCGTACATGATGCACCTGCTCACGGGCAAGTACGCCAAGCCCGGCAACAGCGCCTTCTCGCTGACGGGCCAGCCCTCCGCCTGCGGGACCGCCCGCGAAGTGGGCACGTTCGCAAACCGGCTGCCGGCGGACATGACCGTAGAGAGCGCCGCCGACCGGAGGCGCGCCGAGGAGCTGTGGCGGCTCCCGGCCGGGACGATCAATCCCAAGGCGGGCAGCCACATCATCCAGATGATGCGCGACCTCGAGGACGGCCGCATCAAGTGGCTCTGGGTACAGGTGACCAACCCGTTCCAGTCCACGGCCAACGCCGGCCACTGGGTGGAGGCGGCGCGGCAGCTCGACGCGTTCATCGTCGTGTCGGACGTCTACCCCGGCATCTCCACGCGCGTGGCCGATCTGGTGCTCCCGTCGGCCATGATCTTCGAGAAGTGGGGCGGCTACGGCAACAGCGAACGGCGCACGCAGCTGTGGCGCCAGCAGGTGTCCGCCCCTGGCGAGGCGCGCTCCGATCTATGGCAGATGCTCGAGTTCTCGAAGCGCTTCACGATTGCCGACGTCTGGGGGCGCCAGCGCGTGGCAGGCCTGGTCGCCCAGGGCTTTACGGACGGCACGCTACCCGACGTGATCGAGCATGCGAAGGCCCACGGCCTGGCGCCGGACACTACGCTGTACGAGGCGCTCTTCGCGACGCCGGCCGGACGCAAGGTGGCCTGGCCGGATCCCGTGGCGAAGGGCCACGCCAACGACACCGCCGTCCACCTCGGGGACGGGTGGTTTCCTGAGAAGGCGCTCTTCGAGGAGTACGCGTCGTTCGGCCGTGGCCACGCGCACGACCTGGCATCGTTCGACACCTACCTCGCGGACGACGTGCGCGGGCTCCGCTGGCCGGTGGTCAACGGCAAGGAGACACGGTGGCGCTTCAACGGTGAACACGACCCGTACGTGCGCGCCGGCGCCGCGATCGATTTCTACGGACCGGCGATGAAGTCGCAGCCCTCGGGCGACCTCCACGGCCCCGCGCCAGGGCCGCCGGTGTCGCTGGCCGGCAAGGCCAAGATTTTCTTCCGCCCGTACGCGGCGCCACCCGAGACGCCCGATGCCACTTACGACCTGTGGCTCAGCACGGGCCGCGTCCTCGAACACTGGCATTCGGGCACGATCACCCGCCGCGTGCCCCAACTGCACCGCGCGGTGCCGGCGGCGCTGCTCTTCATGCATCCCGAGGACGCCAAGGCGCGAGGGCTGTCGCGCCATGACTCGGCCTGGATCGAGTCGCGTCGCGGTCGCGTGCGGCTGCGCGTCGAGACCGAAGGGCGCTACGGCATGCCGCGCGGCATGGTGTACGTGCCCTGGTTCGACGAGAACGTCTTCATCAACCTGGTGACGCTCGACGCCACCTGTCCCATCTCGAAGCAAACCGACTACAAGAAGTGCGCGGTCCGGGTGGTGCGGGCCACCGACCCCACTGCGGCTGGAGGGTAA
- a CDS encoding group III truncated hemoglobin, with the protein MPDTPTALPDIESRADVVRLVDTFYDRVRADDLLGPIFDDIAKIDWRVHLPKMYGFWAAVLFGEPGFKGSPMAVHLALARQTPLGAREFARWIEQFHANVDANFEGPMATEAKARASRIAEVMQQYLARH; encoded by the coding sequence ATGCCTGATACCCCCACGGCCCTGCCGGACATCGAGTCGCGGGCGGATGTCGTCCGCCTCGTCGACACCTTCTACGATCGCGTCCGGGCCGACGACCTGCTCGGCCCCATCTTCGACGATATCGCGAAGATCGACTGGCGCGTGCACCTGCCGAAGATGTACGGCTTCTGGGCGGCCGTGCTCTTTGGCGAGCCCGGCTTCAAGGGCAGCCCCATGGCGGTGCACCTCGCCCTGGCGCGCCAGACACCGCTAGGCGCGCGCGAGTTCGCCCGGTGGATCGAGCAGTTTCACGCCAACGTCGACGCCAACTTCGAAGGGCCAATGGCCACTGAAGCCAAGGCGCGCGCGTCGCGCATTGCGGAAGTGATGCAGCAGTACCTCGCCAGGCACTGA
- a CDS encoding efflux RND transporter permease subunit, translating into MQWLAEICVRRPVFAWVLVLSLTVVGLFAFGRLGVDRFPNIDIPTISITTRLPGAAPEQIETEVTDKIEEAVNTISNIDTLSSTSSEGISQVVVSFTLEKNADIAAQEVRDRINRVLPLLPRTVLQPTVEKLDFSAAPVITVAVTADKPVRDITEFADKVLRRRLESSDGVGQVVVIGGRSRQLNLWLNTELLRAQKLSVNDVARALQSQNADIPGGRMDQGAESVTLRTRGRIETIDAFGDVVLRSVDGHPIQLRDVARIEDGMAEPRTQASVNGEATVLLQIRKQSGTNTVQVANNVKQRLADLAAILPAGYQLRIVRDEAQFIEASIAAVQEHLIVGSLLAALVVFLFLRNLRSTVIAAISIPTSIVATFALVWYMGFTLNMLTMLALTLSVGIVIDDAIVVLENIFRFIEEKGMPPMQAAVEATREIGLAVMATTFSLVAIFAPVGFMSGMVGKFMQSFGLTMAFAVMVSLFVSFTLTPMMSAHWLKPARKGAHGDSKHNRLFDPIDRSYTRMLEWSMAHRGLVAIGAILVLLSSVPLFQITKVNFTPEDDQSQFDVTMRAPEGTSLASMEVLANRLSTAVRAIPEVEFTLVTVAGDAAGTLNTASMLVRLHPIEDRDRDQFEVMAQVRDEILPPYIEAGIRTAVQQGGGPGGGGGGIQFMIQGPDLKQLEEYSEALRVKALAIPGLVDVDTTLNAGKPEVSVYLDRPKAADLGVSVADAAEAIRLLVAGDQVTTFNDQGEQYEVHLRAEEINRSTTEAIAGLPVPSSRLGIVSLDNIASFTRSDSPATINRMGRQRQVTLNANMLPGTSQGTAQEQIAAAAAGLNFGPEYRADFSGRSRELNRTATAFLTAIALSFIFMYLILAAQFESWLHPVTILLSLPLTLPFALLSLIIFQQSLNIFSGLGLLVLFGVVKKNSILQIDHANQLKEAGMNTHDAVVQASRDRLRPILMTTLAFVAGMIPLVVSQGVGAATNHAIGWVVIGGQTMVLLVTLLVTPVAYSLFDELHGARVFARGWNWLRSRRAAQHPVTPL; encoded by the coding sequence ATGCAGTGGCTGGCTGAGATCTGCGTCCGTCGACCGGTGTTCGCCTGGGTGCTGGTGCTGTCCCTGACGGTGGTCGGGCTGTTTGCCTTTGGCCGGCTGGGTGTCGACCGTTTTCCCAACATCGATATCCCGACCATCTCGATCACCACCCGGCTGCCCGGCGCGGCACCCGAGCAGATCGAGACCGAAGTCACCGACAAGATCGAGGAGGCGGTCAACACCATCAGCAACATCGATACCCTCAGCTCGACCTCGTCTGAGGGCATCTCCCAGGTGGTGGTCTCCTTCACGCTCGAGAAGAACGCCGATATTGCCGCGCAAGAGGTGCGCGACCGCATCAACCGCGTGCTGCCGCTGCTGCCGCGCACGGTGCTGCAACCGACGGTCGAGAAGCTCGACTTCAGCGCCGCGCCGGTGATCACGGTGGCGGTGACCGCCGACAAGCCGGTTCGCGACATCACCGAGTTTGCCGACAAGGTCCTCAGGCGCCGGCTGGAAAGCTCCGACGGCGTGGGCCAGGTCGTCGTCATTGGCGGCCGCAGCCGCCAGCTGAATCTTTGGCTCAACACGGAACTGCTGCGGGCGCAGAAGCTGTCGGTCAACGACGTGGCCCGCGCGTTGCAGTCGCAGAATGCAGACATTCCTGGCGGCCGCATGGACCAGGGCGCCGAATCGGTGACCTTGCGCACGCGCGGGCGCATCGAAACCATCGACGCCTTCGGCGACGTCGTGCTGCGCAGTGTCGATGGCCACCCGATTCAACTGCGCGATGTGGCGCGCATCGAGGACGGCATGGCCGAGCCGCGCACGCAGGCCAGCGTCAACGGCGAAGCCACCGTGCTGCTGCAGATCCGCAAGCAGTCCGGCACCAACACCGTCCAGGTCGCCAACAACGTCAAGCAGCGCCTCGCCGACCTGGCCGCCATCCTGCCCGCCGGTTACCAGCTGCGCATCGTTCGCGACGAGGCCCAGTTCATCGAGGCGTCGATCGCCGCGGTGCAGGAACACCTCATCGTCGGCTCGCTGCTCGCGGCCTTGGTCGTGTTCCTGTTCTTGCGCAATCTCCGATCGACGGTCATCGCCGCGATCTCGATCCCGACCTCGATTGTCGCCACCTTTGCGCTGGTCTGGTACATGGGCTTCACGCTCAACATGCTGACCATGCTGGCGCTGACGCTTTCGGTCGGCATCGTGATTGACGATGCGATCGTGGTGCTGGAAAACATTTTCCGGTTCATCGAAGAGAAAGGCATGCCGCCCATGCAGGCGGCGGTCGAAGCCACCAGGGAGATTGGCCTCGCCGTGATGGCGACCACCTTCTCGCTGGTCGCGATCTTCGCGCCGGTCGGCTTCATGAGCGGCATGGTCGGCAAGTTCATGCAGAGCTTCGGCCTGACCATGGCCTTTGCCGTGATGGTGTCGCTGTTTGTCAGCTTCACGCTCACGCCGATGATGTCGGCGCACTGGCTGAAGCCGGCCAGGAAGGGCGCGCACGGCGACTCGAAGCACAACCGGCTGTTCGATCCGATCGACCGCAGCTACACGCGCATGCTGGAGTGGTCGATGGCGCACCGCGGCCTGGTGGCGATCGGCGCGATCCTGGTGCTGCTGTCGAGCGTGCCGCTGTTCCAGATTACGAAGGTGAACTTCACGCCCGAAGACGACCAGTCGCAGTTCGACGTGACCATGCGCGCGCCGGAGGGCACCAGCCTGGCGTCGATGGAAGTGCTGGCCAACCGTCTCAGCACGGCGGTCCGCGCCATTCCCGAAGTGGAGTTCACGCTCGTGACCGTGGCCGGCGATGCGGCCGGCACGCTGAACACCGCCAGCATGCTGGTCCGCCTGCATCCCATCGAAGACCGCGACCGCGATCAGTTCGAGGTGATGGCGCAGGTGCGCGACGAGATCCTGCCGCCTTATATCGAGGCCGGCATCCGCACGGCGGTGCAGCAAGGCGGCGGGCCCGGCGGCGGCGGCGGCGGCATCCAGTTCATGATCCAGGGCCCCGACCTGAAACAGCTCGAGGAGTATAGCGAGGCCCTCCGCGTGAAGGCCCTCGCCATTCCCGGCCTGGTTGACGTCGATACGACGCTGAACGCCGGCAAGCCGGAAGTGTCGGTCTATCTCGACCGGCCCAAGGCGGCCGACCTGGGCGTCTCGGTCGCCGATGCCGCCGAAGCCATTCGGCTGCTCGTGGCCGGCGACCAGGTGACGACGTTCAACGATCAGGGTGAGCAGTACGAGGTGCACCTGCGCGCGGAAGAGATCAACCGCAGCACGACCGAAGCCATTGCCGGTCTGCCGGTGCCCTCATCGCGACTGGGCATTGTCAGCCTCGACAACATCGCCTCGTTCACTCGCAGCGACTCGCCGGCCACTATCAACCGCATGGGCCGCCAGCGGCAAGTGACGCTGAACGCCAACATGCTGCCCGGCACCTCGCAGGGTACTGCCCAGGAGCAGATTGCCGCGGCCGCCGCCGGGCTGAACTTCGGTCCCGAGTATCGCGCCGACTTCTCCGGCCGCTCGCGCGAGCTGAACCGGACCGCCACCGCGTTCCTGACCGCGATCGCCCTGTCGTTCATCTTCATGTACCTGATCCTGGCCGCGCAGTTCGAGTCGTGGCTGCACCCGGTGACCATCCTGCTGTCGTTGCCGCTCACGCTGCCGTTCGCGCTGCTGTCGCTCATCATCTTCCAGCAATCGCTCAATATCTTTTCGGGCCTCGGCCTGCTGGTGCTGTTTGGCGTCGTGAAGAAGAACTCGATCCTGCAGATCGATCACGCCAACCAGCTGAAAGAGGCGGGCATGAACACGCACGACGCGGTCGTGCAGGCGAGCCGCGATCGACTGCGGCCGATCCTGATGACCACGCTGGCGTTTGTGGCGGGCATGATTCCGCTGGTGGTGTCGCAGGGCGTGGGTGCGGCGACGAACCATGCCATCGGCTGGGTCGTGATCGGCGGCCAGACCATGGTGTTGCTGGTGACGTTGCTGGTCACGCCGGTGGCCTACTCGTTGTTCGATGAGCTGCATGGCGCGCGGGTGTTCGCTCGCGGCTGGAACTGGCTGCGCTCGCGACGCGCGGCTCAGCATCCCGTGACACCGCTGTGA
- a CDS encoding efflux RND transporter periplasmic adaptor subunit — MSRRNLVLVFLSATLAVGCDRAGADAPASPAAAAVINVTTAVVAEEPIKRFIRVSGTLTAQEDAEVAAEVAGRVMATPVERGSRVNAGDSLIRLAAAEGEAQAIEAQANAAQIEARLGIANGTPFAVDQVPEVANAAAALQLARTEFERARMLHQQQLLSQAEFDQRSAQTEATERQFDMARNTAAQQYQSLLAARARVTLAQKALSDTTVRAPFAGIVGERFVSVGDYVTRGTKVATVMRVDPLRVELTVPQQFVSAVASGSAVTFEVDAYPGEKFVGEVRFVSPSLAAATRALTLEAIVPNGSNRLKPGFFATAQIEHASMLPGLLVPATAVRTVSGTARVFVVNGDRVEERVVMVGQAVGERVEVTSGVKAGERVVASGVERVVDGVRVVVR, encoded by the coding sequence GGCCTCGCCCGCCGCCGCCGCCGTGATCAACGTCACGACCGCCGTGGTGGCGGAGGAGCCGATCAAGCGCTTCATCCGCGTGAGCGGCACCCTGACCGCGCAGGAGGATGCCGAAGTGGCCGCCGAAGTGGCCGGCCGGGTGATGGCGACGCCGGTGGAGCGGGGCAGCCGCGTCAACGCCGGCGACAGCTTGATCCGGCTGGCGGCAGCCGAGGGCGAGGCCCAGGCGATCGAGGCGCAGGCCAATGCCGCCCAGATCGAGGCGCGGCTCGGGATTGCCAATGGCACGCCGTTCGCGGTCGACCAGGTGCCCGAAGTCGCCAACGCGGCGGCAGCCCTGCAGCTGGCGCGCACCGAGTTCGAGCGCGCGCGCATGCTGCACCAGCAGCAACTGTTGTCGCAGGCGGAGTTTGACCAGCGCAGCGCGCAGACCGAGGCGACCGAACGCCAGTTCGACATGGCGCGCAACACCGCGGCCCAGCAGTATCAATCGCTGCTGGCGGCCCGCGCCCGCGTCACGCTGGCGCAGAAGGCGCTGTCCGACACGACCGTGCGCGCGCCGTTTGCGGGCATCGTCGGCGAGCGCTTCGTGTCGGTGGGCGACTACGTCACCCGCGGCACCAAGGTGGCCACGGTGATGCGCGTCGACCCGCTACGCGTGGAGTTGACGGTGCCCCAACAGTTCGTGTCAGCGGTCGCGAGCGGAAGCGCCGTCACTTTCGAGGTGGACGCCTACCCGGGCGAGAAGTTTGTGGGCGAGGTCCGGTTCGTGTCGCCGTCGCTGGCGGCGGCCACCCGCGCTCTCACGCTGGAAGCAATCGTGCCGAACGGCAGCAATCGCTTGAAGCCAGGCTTCTTTGCCACGGCGCAGATCGAGCACGCCAGCATGCTGCCGGGCTTGCTGGTGCCGGCGACCGCCGTGCGTACCGTGTCGGGCACGGCCCGGGTGTTTGTCGTGAACGGCGACCGGGTTGAAGAACGCGTGGTCATGGTCGGCCAGGCGGTCGGCGAGCGCGTCGAGGTCACGAGCGGGGTCAAGGCGGGCGAGCGCGTGGTCGCCAGTGGCGTGGAGCGAGTCGTCGACGGCGTCCGCGTCGTCGTGAGGTAG